The following coding sequences are from one Pigmentibacter sp. JX0631 window:
- a CDS encoding branched-chain amino acid transport system II carrier protein, producing the protein MLNQGTATVPTWKVLIAGFAAFAMFFGSGNLVFPLKMGSDTQSNWIFSAVGLSITGVVVPLLGLVALTFLKGSQDAFFRWFGKKGAWILPFLILLLIGPFGVVPRCITVGYGAWQSFAPSTPLWIFALCCVGVILLATISDRKIVDIIGKYFTPFKLGALALVIGGSLYFATSSSEVLIATSQTTPLNAFKAGFFEGYNTMDLMAAIFFGVSLVYYFKPENSDKIPYKSTLLAMSLGMFLLMLVYIALVYLGAAYSSQVSHLPGPQILPNIARIALGEASDYLISFTLVVSCLTTAVALTSVSVDFLKSKIKPLNGRRTLTLLLCLAVTYVIALTDFTGIMAFMAPILEFFYPVIIVLAIVNIVVSLVKNYKQKLKDESQKEAA; encoded by the coding sequence ATGTTAAATCAGGGGACCGCCACCGTTCCGACATGGAAGGTATTAATAGCTGGTTTTGCCGCTTTTGCTATGTTTTTCGGCTCAGGAAATCTTGTATTTCCTTTAAAAATGGGTAGTGACACACAATCCAACTGGATTTTTTCAGCTGTGGGCTTATCCATTACCGGTGTCGTGGTTCCTTTGCTTGGTTTGGTCGCTTTAACTTTTTTAAAAGGCTCACAAGATGCCTTTTTTAGATGGTTTGGCAAAAAAGGTGCATGGATTTTACCTTTTCTGATTCTTTTGTTGATTGGCCCATTTGGTGTTGTTCCGCGTTGCATTACAGTGGGATACGGAGCTTGGCAATCCTTTGCTCCAAGCACTCCCCTTTGGATTTTTGCTTTGTGTTGCGTTGGGGTAATATTATTAGCTACCATTAGTGATAGAAAAATTGTTGATATTATTGGGAAATATTTTACTCCTTTTAAGCTAGGAGCTTTGGCCTTAGTGATTGGGGGCTCTTTATACTTTGCTACTTCATCGAGTGAAGTTTTAATAGCAACAAGTCAAACAACTCCTTTAAATGCCTTCAAAGCAGGGTTTTTTGAAGGTTACAATACTATGGACTTAATGGCTGCTATTTTCTTTGGTGTGAGCTTAGTTTATTACTTTAAACCAGAAAACAGCGATAAAATTCCTTATAAATCAACTTTACTTGCCATGTCTTTGGGAATGTTTCTTTTAATGTTAGTTTATATAGCGCTTGTTTATTTAGGGGCTGCCTATTCTAGTCAAGTTTCGCATTTGCCAGGCCCTCAAATATTACCTAATATTGCACGAATAGCATTAGGTGAGGCCTCTGATTATTTAATTTCTTTTACTTTAGTTGTTTCATGCTTAACAACTGCTGTTGCTCTTACGTCAGTTTCAGTAGATTTTTTGAAAAGTAAGATCAAACCATTAAATGGAAGAAGAACGCTTACGCTTCTTTTATGTCTAGCTGTTACGTATGTAATAGCATTAACAGATTTTACTGGAATTATGGCATTTATGGCACCTATATTGGAATTCTTTTATCCAGTAATTATTGTCCTTGCTATAGTTAATATTGTTGTAAGTTTAGTGAAAAACTATAAACAAAAACTGAAAGATGAAAGTCAAAAAGAAGCGGCATAA
- a CDS encoding ABC transporter substrate-binding protein yields the protein MKLKNLCFLILLLLSQLSFAEEKKNFGKIYARADLWCPFNCKHNDENPGYLVEILQKAFGKENIKYETMNWARAISETRSGTYDLIIAASKDDAPDFPLSIQIGKSRNCFFALEKRNIKFVDLKSLEKLKLGVAKDYSYYKELDEYIAKNKENENKINESFGDIVLEKFITKLTQQEIDAFVEDPVVVKYFLKQNQDITVQIKTIGCGNTTDLYFGFAPNKKESTERILQVNKTVKEMIKSGEMEKLVKKYGILKWY from the coding sequence ATGAAATTAAAAAATTTATGTTTTCTTATTCTTTTACTATTATCCCAACTAAGCTTTGCTGAAGAAAAAAAGAATTTTGGAAAGATATACGCTCGTGCTGATCTCTGGTGCCCCTTTAACTGTAAACATAATGATGAAAATCCTGGATATCTCGTAGAAATATTGCAAAAAGCATTTGGAAAAGAAAATATAAAATATGAAACAATGAATTGGGCCAGAGCAATAAGTGAAACAAGAAGTGGAACTTACGATCTTATTATAGCTGCATCAAAAGATGATGCTCCTGACTTTCCATTATCAATTCAAATAGGAAAAAGCAGAAACTGTTTTTTTGCTCTTGAAAAGAGAAATATAAAGTTTGTTGATTTAAAATCCCTAGAAAAATTAAAATTAGGTGTTGCAAAAGATTATTCTTATTACAAAGAGTTAGATGAATATATTGCCAAAAATAAAGAAAATGAAAATAAAATTAATGAATCATTTGGTGATATTGTATTAGAAAAATTTATCACTAAATTAACACAACAAGAAATTGATGCTTTTGTTGAAGATCCCGTAGTGGTCAAATATTTTTTAAAACAAAATCAAGATATCACTGTACAGATAAAAACAATTGGTTGCGGAAACACCACTGATCTTTATTTTGGATTTGCTCCGAACAAAAAAGAATCAACAGAAAGAATTTTGCAAGTTAATAAAACAGTAAAAGAAATGATAAAAAGTGGAGAAATGGAAAAATTAGTAAAAAAATATGGGATTTTAAAGTGGTATTAA
- the rpsG gene encoding 30S ribosomal protein S7, giving the protein MARRRRPIKREVLPDPVFGDILVTKFINCMMEDGKKSAAEKIFYGAIEIVSQKTQGEEAIAVFKRALENLKPQVEVRTRRVGGSNYQIPVEVRPERRQALALRWLISYSRLRNEKSMRDKLAAEIVDAANRRGAAIKKREDVHKMAEANKAFAHYRF; this is encoded by the coding sequence ATGGCACGTAGACGTCGCCCTATAAAACGTGAAGTACTACCAGATCCAGTATTTGGCGATATTTTAGTAACAAAATTCATCAACTGTATGATGGAAGATGGTAAAAAAAGTGCTGCAGAAAAAATTTTTTACGGTGCAATTGAAATCGTAAGCCAAAAAACTCAAGGCGAAGAAGCAATTGCAGTGTTCAAACGCGCTCTTGAAAATCTTAAACCACAAGTTGAAGTAAGAACACGCCGTGTTGGTGGTTCTAACTACCAAATTCCAGTAGAAGTACGTCCAGAACGCAGACAAGCTCTTGCACTTCGTTGGCTTATTTCCTATTCTCGTTTGAGAAATGAAAAATCCATGCGTGACAAATTAGCTGCTGAAATTGTAGATGCTGCTAACCGTCGTGGCGCTGCTATCAAGAAACGTGAAGATGTTCACAAAATGGCAGAAGCAAACAAAGCTTTCGCTCACTATCGTTTCTAA
- the rpsL gene encoding 30S ribosomal protein S12: MPTINQLVASGRKPNPYRSKSPALKECPQRRGVCTRVYTTTPKKPNSAIRKVAKVRLTTGIEVISYIPGEGHNLQEHSVVLVRGGRVKDLPGVRYHIVRGALDTTGVAKRRQSRSLYGAKRPKGGAAAAEPAKKGKK; the protein is encoded by the coding sequence ATGCCAACCATTAACCAGCTTGTTGCTAGCGGTCGTAAGCCAAATCCTTACCGCAGCAAATCTCCAGCACTTAAAGAGTGCCCACAACGTCGTGGCGTTTGTACACGCGTTTACACTACTACACCTAAAAAGCCGAACTCTGCGATTCGTAAAGTTGCAAAGGTACGCTTAACTACTGGTATCGAAGTTATTTCGTATATCCCTGGTGAAGGTCACAACCTTCAAGAGCACTCTGTTGTTCTTGTTCGTGGTGGTCGTGTAAAAGACTTACCTGGTGTTCGTTATCACATTGTACGCGGAGCTCTTGACACTACTGGTGTTGCAAAGCGTCGTCAATCTCGTTCTCTTTATGGCGCAAAACGTCCTAAAGGTGGTGCTGCAGCTGCAGAACCAGCAAAAAAAGGTAAGAAATAA